The Candidatus Auribacterota bacterium genome window below encodes:
- a CDS encoding glycosyltransferase family 39 protein encodes MLLFFLFFAMDIMAGYLFLLCIIGRGAEFRDRRELFIFSFPSGAALITLILFTANQGVSLVLNRNSLFLCLVTLTLLMTLLLYFRSGSYPASPLRRKEKFPSRKSHFYQRLCSVFILSTFIVFFIYKIMAPIYFWDVWSYHLPIAEKILRSGNLPTDVSLSSAELANAYPSFIPILYGIENILFGYPHYWLIKLFSFIFAALSCSLVYRISRIGLVHDRESALSAVIICLSMEMFLFYSVFASSTIVMNFFCLGAIYFLARFHLSGDERCLYLIGVNLGFAYWVEYPGALFAAVFLFALFAMSMIPSGRKDVTPLRLGVRGFTKICLPAFCIVLPHLARNLLLFGNPIYPALADILGGKNIDAWAIQHSTNLPGLQGFALWFDLLHWGFLAPLFFILYLFRSKWWKSPLELFIVALYFAYYIAYLLILRYPPSAGDSSKFLLPILCLAAVLGGSVMRDMFTRGLRISETVALIVLLMAWQIVSCRSELLLDTDHYWPIADIASWHSWLRFLNGAIFDFYQTGLIVVVILCYILNTARLSTWIKENLLAVGMVIFMGQVFQQIAFPLIWHIDRAHKDPSYHYIEYINPRWLQPEGEWMEKNLPRDAVLFSFDSRFYIIPRRIVPADSYQSKELYQAKSVDEAVRILKMHGITHIHLNETAYTHPLYQELPILRYLDDPRYFSLAYSSRERASVPRGCPGIRIYKLL; translated from the coding sequence GTGCTTCTGTTTTTTCTATTCTTCGCCATGGACATCATGGCCGGGTACCTCTTCCTGCTCTGTATCATCGGAAGGGGAGCAGAATTCAGAGACAGGAGAGAGCTTTTCATCTTCTCATTCCCTTCGGGGGCCGCCCTCATCACCCTGATCCTCTTTACGGCTAACCAGGGGGTCAGTCTCGTTCTCAATCGTAATTCGCTGTTCCTCTGCCTCGTTACTCTCACACTTCTCATGACACTACTTCTTTATTTTCGCTCTGGTAGCTATCCGGCCTCCCCGCTCCGAAGGAAAGAGAAGTTCCCTTCCCGCAAGTCTCATTTTTACCAGCGGCTCTGTTCGGTGTTCATACTATCCACGTTCATTGTATTCTTTATCTATAAGATTATGGCCCCGATATACTTCTGGGATGTGTGGAGCTACCATCTGCCAATCGCGGAAAAGATACTCCGTAGCGGGAACCTGCCAACCGACGTGAGCCTCAGCAGTGCCGAACTCGCCAATGCCTATCCGTCATTCATTCCAATACTCTACGGTATAGAAAATATCCTGTTCGGCTACCCCCACTACTGGCTGATCAAGCTGTTTTCATTCATCTTCGCGGCTCTCTCCTGTTCGCTCGTCTACCGAATCTCCCGAATCGGCCTGGTTCACGACCGCGAAAGCGCCCTGAGCGCCGTTATCATATGTCTCTCGATGGAGATGTTCCTTTTCTACAGCGTCTTCGCCAGTTCTACTATCGTAATGAATTTCTTCTGCCTCGGCGCCATATACTTTCTCGCACGCTTTCATCTCAGCGGTGACGAGCGATGCCTTTACCTCATCGGCGTTAACCTCGGATTTGCCTACTGGGTTGAATACCCTGGCGCACTTTTCGCCGCGGTTTTTCTGTTCGCCCTCTTCGCGATGAGCATGATTCCGTCTGGAAGAAAAGATGTCACTCCGCTGCGGCTAGGCGTGCGAGGATTCACCAAGATATGCTTGCCCGCCTTCTGCATTGTCCTGCCCCACCTGGCGCGGAATCTCCTACTCTTCGGCAATCCTATATATCCCGCCCTCGCCGACATACTGGGAGGAAAGAACATAGATGCATGGGCGATACAGCATTCAACTAATTTGCCGGGTTTGCAGGGATTCGCGCTCTGGTTCGACCTGCTGCACTGGGGCTTTCTCGCGCCCCTGTTCTTCATACTGTACCTCTTTCGGAGTAAATGGTGGAAATCACCCCTTGAACTATTCATCGTGGCGTTATACTTCGCCTATTATATTGCCTATCTTTTGATTCTTCGATATCCCCCCAGCGCGGGGGATTCGTCAAAATTCCTGCTGCCAATCCTCTGTCTCGCCGCAGTTCTCGGAGGCTCCGTGATGAGAGATATGTTTACCAGGGGGTTGCGCATCTCTGAAACCGTGGCACTCATTGTTCTTCTGATGGCGTGGCAGATCGTGAGCTGCCGTAGTGAACTGCTCCTGGATACCGATCACTACTGGCCGATTGCTGACATAGCCTCCTGGCACTCATGGCTCAGATTCCTTAACGGAGCGATATTTGACTTTTATCAGACGGGCCTGATCGTCGTCGTCATCCTCTGCTACATCCTCAACACCGCGAGGCTCTCTACATGGATCAAGGAAAACCTCCTCGCAGTCGGGATGGTTATCTTCATGGGCCAGGTGTTTCAGCAGATCGCGTTCCCACTCATCTGGCATATCGATAGAGCGCACAAAGATCCGAGCTACCACTACATCGAATATATCAATCCCCGGTGGCTCCAGCCGGAGGGTGAGTGGATGGAAAAGAATCTGCCACGGGATGCAGTGCTCTTCTCTTTTGACTCGCGATTCTACATCATACCGAGAAGGATTGTTCCCGCCGACTCGTACCAGTCGAAGGAACTGTATCAGGCGAAATCCGTCGATGAAGCGGTGCGAATTTTGAAGATGCACGGCATCACGCACATCCATCTCAACGAAACTGCGTATACTCATCCGCTCTATCAGGAATTGCCTATTTTGAGGTACCTTGACGACCCTCGCTATTTTTCCCTCGCGTATTCATCACGAGAAAGGGCATCTGTTCCCAGAGGATGCCCGGGAATCAGAATATACAAATTATTATAA
- a CDS encoding radical SAM protein, with protein MNKILFLNPPLTIQERYGSLASAGAMEPPHGLTYLASVLREKGRDVCILDAEALRLSERETIEKIASLAPDILACTAVTLSIQRAATIAAAVKEKRPNITTIVGGVHLTSQPRETMHLFPGFDYGVVGEGEHTLTELVSALADNVDTSRIQGIVSRDGDLLRQASPRPFIKELDALPLPAWDLLPPLARYYYLAPQSVRNTPSTSLITSRGCTGRCIFCDTGVFKNVCRAHSAEYIIDMIRTLYHRFGIREILFEDDNFMIFRRRLQKLTELLLREAPAISWSCLARADMMPDRPALNAMMRAGCWQILIGIESGCQEILDFEKKGITLEQIEDAVHRARDCGMKTKGFLMVGHPMETAETIERTLQFVTGIPLDDISVTFFTVFPGAPIWKEAPRYGRVIADFNKMSVFHPTFVPEGFTVEKLDQCARHVLKRFYLRPRIILSYLRRIRSWRQLVALLRGAFALMKHLCRA; from the coding sequence ATGAACAAGATCCTTTTCCTGAATCCTCCGCTCACCATTCAAGAACGATACGGCTCGCTGGCATCCGCAGGAGCGATGGAACCCCCGCACGGTCTCACCTACCTCGCGAGCGTGTTGCGGGAAAAAGGACGGGATGTGTGTATCCTGGATGCGGAGGCGCTGCGGCTCAGCGAGCGAGAGACTATTGAGAAGATTGCATCTCTGGCACCGGATATCCTCGCATGCACCGCCGTCACTCTTTCGATACAGCGCGCGGCCACGATCGCCGCGGCAGTGAAGGAGAAACGCCCCAACATCACAACAATTGTAGGTGGCGTGCACCTCACTTCCCAACCACGGGAAACGATGCACCTCTTTCCCGGCTTTGATTACGGTGTCGTCGGCGAGGGCGAGCACACACTCACTGAGCTCGTGTCCGCCCTTGCAGATAATGTGGACACGAGCAGGATACAGGGAATCGTATCAAGGGATGGAGATCTCCTGCGTCAAGCCTCGCCGCGGCCGTTCATCAAGGAACTCGATGCTCTTCCCTTGCCCGCATGGGATCTCCTACCTCCCCTCGCACGCTACTACTACCTTGCACCACAGAGTGTTCGGAATACCCCCTCAACCTCGCTCATCACGTCGCGCGGCTGCACCGGCCGCTGCATCTTCTGTGATACCGGTGTTTTTAAGAATGTGTGCAGGGCTCACAGCGCTGAATACATCATCGACATGATCCGCACGCTCTATCACCGATTCGGCATCCGAGAGATTCTCTTTGAAGACGATAATTTCATGATCTTCCGCCGCCGCCTGCAGAAGCTTACGGAACTGCTACTCAGGGAGGCGCCCGCCATAAGCTGGAGCTGCCTGGCCCGGGCCGATATGATGCCCGACCGTCCGGCACTCAACGCCATGATGAGGGCGGGCTGCTGGCAGATACTCATCGGCATTGAATCCGGTTGCCAGGAGATTCTCGATTTCGAGAAGAAGGGTATTACACTTGAGCAGATAGAAGATGCAGTGCACCGCGCCCGTGACTGTGGAATGAAGACAAAGGGATTTCTCATGGTGGGGCATCCGATGGAAACAGCGGAAACTATCGAGAGGACATTGCAGTTTGTTACAGGCATCCCTCTGGATGACATCAGCGTGACATTCTTTACCGTATTCCCTGGAGCACCGATCTGGAAAGAGGCCCCGCGCTACGGTAGGGTGATCGCGGATTTCAACAAAATGAGCGTCTTCCACCCCACATTCGTCCCTGAGGGCTTTACAGTCGAGAAGCTCGACCAGTGCGCGCGGCATGTTTTGAAGAGATTTTACCTCAGACCACGTATTATCCTATCATATCTGAGGAGAATCAGGAGCTGGCGACAATTAGTGGCTCTTCTCAGAGGAGCGTTTGCCCTGATGAAACACCTTTGCCGGGCATAG
- a CDS encoding glycosyltransferase family 2 protein, protein MNHYSISIVFPMFNERDYVKKTVSLATRTLDTITDDYEIIIVDDASTDGCGEIADRMARESSRIRVLHHKVNSKLGTTLRTGFACAKKEIVIYSDMDLPFDLEEIKRAMRIMEFTNCDIVTAYRHDRTSEGVLRTVYSAAYNILIRILFGVRIRDINFSFKLIKRQVFDSIELESNGSLIDAELIIRAIRAGYRVSQFGIDYFPRSRGTSTLSGPWVILAILKEMIAFRLKLFRRSKVEPHSLHTLPPE, encoded by the coding sequence ATGAATCACTACAGCATCTCCATAGTGTTTCCAATGTTTAACGAGAGGGACTATGTGAAAAAAACAGTCAGCCTCGCCACGCGCACACTGGACACAATTACGGACGACTACGAGATCATCATCGTTGATGACGCGAGTACCGATGGCTGTGGTGAAATTGCGGATCGCATGGCCAGGGAAAGCTCCAGGATCAGGGTTCTGCATCACAAGGTAAACTCCAAACTGGGGACCACTCTGAGGACAGGCTTTGCGTGCGCGAAAAAGGAGATCGTCATCTACAGCGACATGGACTTACCATTCGACCTGGAGGAAATTAAAAGGGCGATGAGGATCATGGAGTTCACCAACTGTGATATTGTAACCGCCTACCGCCACGACCGAACAAGTGAAGGCGTGCTCAGGACCGTTTACTCGGCAGCGTACAATATTCTCATAAGAATCCTCTTCGGAGTGCGCATCCGGGATATTAACTTTTCCTTCAAGCTCATCAAAAGGCAGGTTTTCGACTCCATTGAACTGGAATCCAATGGGTCTCTCATCGACGCTGAGTTGATCATACGGGCAATTCGTGCGGGTTATCGCGTATCACAATTTGGCATAGACTATTTCCCGAGATCCAGAGGCACATCGACCCTCTCCGGTCCGTGGGTAATTCTCGCGATCCTCAAAGAGATGATCGCGTTCCGACTAAAACTTTTCAGGCGCAGCAAGGTTGAACCACACTCGCTGCACACTCTCCCTCCGGAATGA
- a CDS encoding radical SAM protein, which produces MTSRILLIAQAPRDPRLFINRLPPIGILGIASYLESKGIPATVTDCHIEQLRERDIADADIIGLSINISNVEQSLHIARNVKHAWPKKLIVTGGPLSISIPRRLIQESCIDAVAVGEGEEIMYELASGAPWAEVKGLCFKDRSGEIICTGPREFIKDLDSLPFSALDKVDITRYYSPVKRALPISSLITSRGCPYGCIYCFKTMGNRWRARSVQNVVNEIEWQVCDLGVKEICIYDDNFTMDIQRTEEICDEILRRKIKVHLQLTNGIRVDRITRDTVKKLKAAGVWIVGVAPESGNVETLQRIKKGFDLEKVKQVVRWCKEEGLSTYSFFMLGFPWEQRIHIEDTIHYAVGLDTELTQFSRVTAFPGTVLYDILSGEGAIREFPLRDGGLFYGGIAHTVKGVSDVDLRHLIKHAYRRTYMRPKKLLRLLRMLSLRDLWNLFCYSLKTRSV; this is translated from the coding sequence ATGACCTCCCGAATATTATTGATCGCCCAGGCGCCGCGGGATCCGCGCCTGTTCATCAATCGCCTTCCTCCCATCGGCATCCTTGGCATCGCATCCTATCTTGAATCAAAAGGCATCCCCGCCACTGTAACGGATTGTCATATTGAACAGCTGCGTGAGCGCGATATCGCTGATGCAGACATCATCGGATTGAGCATCAACATATCCAACGTAGAACAATCTCTTCACATTGCCAGGAATGTCAAACATGCGTGGCCTAAAAAATTGATCGTTACAGGAGGCCCGCTCTCTATCTCCATTCCCCGCAGGCTCATTCAGGAAAGCTGCATCGATGCAGTCGCAGTGGGTGAAGGGGAAGAAATTATGTACGAACTGGCATCGGGCGCGCCATGGGCCGAGGTGAAGGGCCTTTGCTTTAAAGACAGGTCAGGCGAGATTATCTGTACCGGGCCGAGGGAGTTCATCAAGGATCTCGACAGCCTTCCCTTCTCCGCGCTGGACAAGGTGGATATCACCCGTTACTACTCACCAGTGAAGAGAGCACTGCCCATTTCAAGCCTGATTACCTCGCGCGGTTGTCCTTATGGGTGCATTTATTGTTTCAAAACCATGGGGAATCGGTGGCGGGCGCGCTCGGTCCAGAATGTGGTCAATGAAATAGAATGGCAGGTATGCGATCTCGGTGTGAAGGAAATCTGTATCTATGATGATAATTTCACCATGGATATCCAGCGCACCGAAGAAATTTGTGACGAGATACTGCGTAGAAAAATCAAGGTGCACCTCCAGCTCACCAACGGTATCCGGGTGGATCGCATAACCCGCGACACGGTGAAGAAGCTCAAGGCCGCCGGGGTCTGGATTGTAGGGGTGGCGCCTGAGAGCGGCAATGTAGAGACTTTGCAGAGGATTAAAAAAGGTTTCGATCTAGAAAAGGTGAAGCAGGTGGTGCGCTGGTGTAAGGAAGAAGGACTCTCTACCTACTCCTTCTTCATGCTCGGATTCCCCTGGGAGCAAAGGATTCATATTGAGGACACCATACACTATGCAGTGGGGCTCGACACTGAGCTGACTCAATTTTCACGAGTAACTGCCTTTCCCGGCACTGTGCTCTATGATATACTGTCCGGCGAGGGTGCAATTCGTGAATTCCCTCTGCGGGACGGGGGTCTCTTCTACGGCGGTATTGCGCACACAGTAAAAGGCGTCAGCGATGTTGATCTCCGCCACCTGATCAAACATGCCTACCGCAGAACATATATGCGCCCGAAAAAACTGCTACGATTACTGCGCATGCTTTCGCTGAGAGACCTTTGGAATCTGTTCTGCTATTCGCTCAAAACAAGAAGCGTATAG
- a CDS encoding radical SAM protein — protein MKILLISLQPNTDTIGLKYIHSYLRKNGVDSHILFLPSFNAEAIPVIKDFVQLFTPGIVGISLMSDSYDKAQLISSEIKKAFPQICIVWGGIHPSIAPEECLNSADYVFIGESEVSFLEFATALDARRSPRAVLNLAFRESGRVVINALRPLNNDLDVFPFPEHHPEKSFILHRNRIVPMDNDLFKKYSRFSGRFYSLITIRGCPFSCSYCCNSFLAKLYGVHRVRERRVDNVIEELSCAIKLYPDIVYVIIHDDDFFAHGSNWIKDFAEKYQEQIRTRFICCGTPNTITEEKIRLLKASGLSWIFIGLQSGSERTKKDIYLRSVPNEKLLRAAHLTNKYTIAALYDIILDNPFETEEDILETINLILKIPRPFQFQLYSLTFYQGTEIYAHAVADNLPIENPCSKNYFKYKHILLNKIIRMCPLLPKSLIAFLVAHRHRPAVALMTTCLYPFIVAIIEPVTWLRLILFSFDYRIIPAMDMIGAFARTGFSKLILRRAA, from the coding sequence ATGAAAATACTGCTTATTTCTTTACAGCCTAATACAGACACGATCGGCCTGAAATATATTCACTCCTACCTGCGGAAGAACGGAGTGGATTCTCACATCCTCTTCCTCCCTTCATTTAATGCGGAAGCTATCCCCGTCATCAAGGATTTCGTTCAGCTATTCACGCCAGGGATAGTGGGCATCAGCCTCATGAGCGACTCTTATGATAAGGCACAGCTCATTTCCTCCGAGATCAAGAAGGCGTTTCCTCAAATCTGCATTGTGTGGGGGGGGATACACCCCTCTATAGCCCCGGAAGAATGTCTGAACTCTGCGGACTACGTTTTTATCGGCGAATCAGAGGTTTCCTTTCTGGAATTCGCAACTGCGCTGGACGCGCGGCGCTCCCCACGCGCTGTCTTAAACCTGGCCTTCAGGGAATCAGGCAGGGTTGTAATCAACGCATTGAGACCGCTCAATAATGACCTCGACGTATTTCCCTTTCCCGAGCATCACCCTGAAAAAAGCTTTATTCTGCACCGCAATAGAATTGTCCCGATGGACAACGATCTTTTCAAGAAATATTCCAGATTTTCAGGCAGATTTTACAGTCTGATAACAATCAGGGGATGTCCGTTTTCATGCTCCTATTGCTGCAATTCTTTCCTTGCCAAACTCTATGGAGTTCATCGCGTGCGAGAGAGGAGAGTGGACAATGTCATTGAAGAGCTCTCATGCGCCATCAAATTGTATCCAGACATCGTGTATGTGATCATCCATGATGATGATTTTTTCGCACATGGCAGCAACTGGATTAAAGATTTTGCCGAGAAGTATCAGGAACAGATACGCACAAGATTCATCTGCTGTGGCACACCCAACACCATTACCGAAGAAAAGATCCGCCTGCTGAAGGCGAGCGGTCTTTCGTGGATTTTTATCGGCTTGCAGTCCGGTTCGGAACGGACCAAGAAGGATATCTATCTGCGCTCCGTTCCTAATGAAAAGCTATTGCGCGCAGCCCACCTCACCAATAAATACACCATCGCCGCACTGTACGATATCATATTGGATAATCCATTTGAGACTGAAGAAGATATTCTTGAAACCATCAATCTCATTTTAAAAATCCCCAGACCTTTTCAATTTCAGCTCTACTCGCTCACTTTCTATCAGGGCACTGAAATTTACGCTCACGCCGTAGCCGATAATCTTCCCATTGAAAACCCCTGCTCAAAAAACTACTTCAAATACAAACACATTCTCCTCAATAAAATCATCAGGATGTGTCCACTCCTGCCGAAATCGCTTATTGCTTTTCTTGTCGCACACCGTCACCGCCCCGCGGTGGCGCTCATGACCACATGCCTTTACCCCTTTATCGTTGCGATTATCGAGCCAGTCACGTGGCTCAGATTGATACTCTTCTCGTTTGATTACAGGATAATTCCAGCAATGGACATGATCGGCGCTTTTGCGCGAACGGGCTTCAGTAAGCTCATCCTGAGAAGGGCAGCCTAA
- a CDS encoding class I SAM-dependent methyltransferase: MEHIMSTRSSHRMPEILLHYHGLPLAARLHNKIRYLTCPFDRIEPLVPAAGSIYDLGCGHGLFSLYLALTSARRTVIGCDISEDKISIARQAARNIHNVEFRHVDILNFALLPAEAILLIDVLYLFSPGDQDRIIGACYTNLKPGGLLLVKTTDTSPRWKYAWAYAQEVLAVKILGITNGQRVQFRSQEEFAKIFSALHLHVHVERIDNGYLHPHILYVCRKEGINAPPVDRTTSVSAT; this comes from the coding sequence ATGGAACATATCATGAGCACGCGGTCGTCGCACAGGATGCCTGAAATTCTTCTCCACTACCACGGTCTGCCCCTCGCAGCGAGGCTCCACAATAAGATCCGCTATCTCACATGCCCGTTTGACCGTATTGAGCCCCTTGTCCCGGCGGCTGGATCAATCTATGACCTCGGCTGCGGCCACGGTCTCTTCTCGCTCTATCTGGCTCTCACCTCGGCGAGGCGCACGGTAATAGGGTGCGACATATCCGAGGATAAAATATCCATCGCGCGCCAGGCCGCTCGAAATATCCACAACGTCGAATTCAGACATGTAGATATATTGAATTTCGCCCTATTGCCCGCCGAGGCCATTCTCCTTATTGACGTGCTCTATCTTTTCAGTCCGGGAGACCAGGATAGGATCATTGGGGCTTGTTATACGAATTTAAAACCCGGCGGGCTTTTGCTCGTCAAAACCACTGATACATCGCCACGCTGGAAATATGCCTGGGCGTATGCTCAGGAGGTGCTTGCCGTAAAGATTCTGGGCATTACCAACGGACAGAGAGTGCAGTTCCGGAGCCAGGAAGAGTTTGCCAAGATATTCAGCGCTTTACATTTACATGTCCACGTCGAGAGAATAGATAATGGTTATCTGCATCCGCATATTCTCTACGTATGTCGGAAGGAAGGGATCAATGCTCCGCCTGTCGATAGAACGACTTCAGTGTCTGCGACATAA
- a CDS encoding radical SAM protein, whose amino-acid sequence MNVLFISDAARNYSVGGFEPLGIMYLSTPLSQAGHRVDICGATDREIKRHLAGASPDIIAYSITTGAHELFLRINREIKNAHRVFSVFGGPHPTFFPAMIDEEGVDAICVGEGEEAFVELADKLQRGDDITTVRNFHIKRDKTIYRNDVRPLIEDLDSIPFPDRELFYSYPTARSSKMKTFIASRGCMHRCSYCFNHLYNRIYQGKGKVIRFRSPDNVVNEIAQVKERYPLEFVLFHDSSLVFSKEWLKEFSLKFKKQIGLPFNCNIRPDQVAEEEIAYLKDAGCFSIAWAAEAGNDYVRNNVLRRPISKETLLTLAQRLRKYRINFIIQNMLGIPGESLKECLETLNLNIRCRPDYAWVSLLSPYPGTEIYDTSIKMGLLSPTTTQFAETYHVHSPLKLPDKRKIENLQKLFSLIVAFPWLYRMSLILIRLPFSWIYNQARRLHKAYCLRYKIFYYKISFREYLQLSWRVFTSKAG is encoded by the coding sequence ATGAACGTCCTCTTCATATCAGATGCAGCGCGGAACTATTCCGTGGGCGGCTTTGAACCGCTGGGGATCATGTACTTATCGACGCCCCTCTCACAAGCGGGGCACCGCGTGGATATCTGTGGTGCAACCGATAGAGAGATAAAAAGGCACCTCGCCGGAGCAAGCCCCGATATCATCGCCTACAGCATCACCACCGGAGCGCACGAGCTTTTCCTGAGAATCAACCGGGAAATTAAAAACGCCCACCGCGTCTTCTCCGTCTTCGGCGGCCCCCATCCCACATTTTTCCCAGCTATGATTGATGAGGAAGGCGTTGATGCCATATGCGTCGGAGAGGGAGAGGAGGCGTTTGTCGAGCTCGCCGACAAACTCCAGAGAGGCGACGATATCACCACTGTCAGAAATTTCCATATCAAGCGGGATAAGACGATCTACCGCAATGATGTGAGGCCTCTCATCGAAGACCTGGACAGCATACCCTTCCCGGATCGGGAGCTCTTTTACTCATATCCCACGGCGCGCTCCTCAAAGATGAAAACGTTCATCGCTTCCCGCGGATGCATGCACAGATGCTCCTACTGCTTCAATCATCTCTATAACAGGATCTACCAGGGGAAAGGCAAGGTCATCCGATTCAGGAGCCCCGACAATGTCGTGAATGAGATTGCACAGGTCAAGGAGCGGTATCCTCTCGAATTTGTGCTGTTCCATGACTCCTCTCTTGTCTTCAGCAAAGAATGGCTCAAGGAATTCAGTCTTAAATTCAAGAAGCAGATCGGTCTGCCCTTCAACTGCAATATCCGTCCGGACCAGGTTGCCGAGGAAGAAATCGCATACCTGAAAGATGCCGGCTGTTTCAGCATTGCATGGGCTGCGGAGGCGGGCAATGACTACGTCCGCAATAATGTTCTTCGACGCCCTATCTCCAAAGAAACTTTGCTCACACTCGCACAGAGGCTGCGAAAATACAGGATCAATTTCATTATCCAGAACATGCTCGGGATTCCCGGCGAAAGCCTCAAGGAGTGCCTCGAAACATTGAATCTGAATATCCGTTGTCGCCCCGATTACGCATGGGTTTCACTGCTCTCTCCCTATCCGGGGACGGAGATATATGACACCTCTATAAAGATGGGGCTCCTGTCCCCGACAACAACCCAATTCGCAGAAACCTATCATGTGCATTCGCCGCTCAAACTACCCGATAAAAGAAAAATAGAAAACCTGCAAAAGCTCTTTTCACTTATAGTCGCGTTCCCATGGCTGTACAGGATGTCTCTCATCTTGATAAGATTACCCTTTAGTTGGATTTACAACCAGGCGAGGCGATTGCATAAAGCATACTGCCTGAGATACAAGATCTTTTATTACAAGATATCGTTCAGGGAATACCTGCAGCTATCATGGAGAGTTTTCACAAGTAAAGCCGGTTGA